The following proteins are co-located in the Pyrococcus abyssi GE5 genome:
- the nucS gene encoding endonuclease NucS codes for MRKVIIKENPSEEEIKELLDLAEKHGGVVTIFARCKVHYEGRAKSELGEGDRIIIIKPDGSFLIHQNKKREPVNWQPPGSKVTFKENSIISIRRRPYERLEVEIIEPYSLVVFLAEDYEELALTGSEAEMANLIFENPRVIEEGFKPIYREKPIRHGIVDVMGVDKDGNIVVLELKRRKADLHAVSQLKRYVDSLKEEYGENVRGILVAPSLTEGAKKLLEKEGLEFRKLEPPKKGNEKRSKQKTLDFFTP; via the coding sequence ATGAGAAAGGTAATCATAAAGGAAAATCCTAGTGAGGAGGAAATAAAAGAGCTACTTGACCTTGCGGAAAAGCATGGGGGAGTGGTTACTATATTCGCGAGATGCAAGGTTCATTACGAGGGCAGGGCAAAGAGCGAGCTCGGAGAGGGTGATAGGATAATAATCATAAAACCAGATGGAAGCTTCTTAATACACCAAAATAAGAAGAGAGAACCAGTGAACTGGCAACCTCCTGGGAGCAAAGTTACGTTTAAGGAAAACTCAATAATCAGCATTAGGAGAAGGCCCTATGAGAGGCTCGAAGTTGAGATTATAGAGCCCTACTCACTCGTCGTCTTCTTGGCAGAGGACTACGAAGAGCTAGCCCTGACAGGTAGCGAGGCGGAGATGGCAAATCTAATCTTCGAGAATCCGAGAGTTATAGAGGAGGGGTTCAAACCCATATACAGGGAGAAGCCCATAAGGCATGGAATAGTTGACGTCATGGGAGTGGATAAAGACGGGAATATAGTTGTCCTTGAACTCAAAAGGAGGAAGGCTGATTTACATGCCGTAAGCCAATTGAAAAGGTACGTGGATTCCTTGAAGGAAGAATATGGGGAAAATGTCAGGGGAATACTCGTTGCTCCTTCACTCACTGAAGGTGCGAAAAAGCTTCTCGAAAAAGAGGGTTTAGAGTTTAGGAAGCTCGAACCTCCAAAGAAGGGAAATGAAAAGAGGTCAAAACAGAAAACTTTGGACTTCTTCACCCCATAG
- a CDS encoding DUF63 family protein, protein MDVHQFLWEYFIRPMYTREGYNPINTVVYALIFGFAVIYTYKYVIKPLKIKVDERLFLAVTPMVIFGSTVRALVDGGILKPNPWILTPGIFFTAFFLILPALFLDVKLKLYPKLTIAWGTLLAGYANYLLIINAKCWKPYELTLLHTLVSFVVVFAFYKVRPFERLYLYPVLAHYFDIASTVVAIHFYSYMEVHWVERHLVNAFGAYAYYPWITVILFLVYYILRNMVPDGDERNYWYLAIYILGLGPAIRDPAQMVLQIACQ, encoded by the coding sequence ATGGACGTTCATCAGTTTTTGTGGGAGTACTTCATAAGGCCCATGTACACTAGGGAAGGTTATAATCCGATAAATACAGTAGTCTACGCCCTGATTTTTGGATTCGCCGTGATTTACACTTACAAGTATGTAATCAAACCTCTAAAAATAAAGGTTGATGAGAGGCTTTTCTTGGCAGTTACGCCAATGGTTATCTTTGGCTCCACCGTTAGGGCCCTTGTGGATGGCGGGATTTTAAAACCAAACCCATGGATCCTTACCCCAGGAATATTCTTCACGGCTTTCTTCCTAATCCTTCCGGCTCTCTTCTTAGATGTCAAGCTTAAGCTTTATCCAAAGCTCACGATAGCTTGGGGAACCCTCTTAGCTGGGTACGCAAATTACCTCCTTATTATCAATGCGAAGTGCTGGAAGCCCTATGAGCTCACCCTTCTCCACACGCTTGTTAGCTTTGTAGTTGTCTTCGCCTTCTATAAGGTGAGGCCGTTTGAGAGGCTTTACCTGTATCCAGTCCTGGCTCACTACTTCGACATAGCTTCCACTGTAGTTGCCATTCACTTCTACTCCTATATGGAAGTCCACTGGGTTGAAAGACACCTCGTCAATGCTTTCGGGGCTTACGCTTATTATCCCTGGATAACGGTAATATTGTTCCTCGTCTATTATATACTCAGGAACATGGTTCCCGATGGGGATGAGAGGAATTATTGGTACCTGGCGATATATATCCTGGGCCTTGGGCCCGCCATAAGGGATCCGGCTCAGATGGTGTTGCAGATAGCTTGCCAATGA
- a CDS encoding energy-coupling factor transporter transmembrane component T family protein: MMYSLYVERKSLLHSLDPRVKIIGIAVFGTIGMLTRDPIASPVIFVLTLLGLKLLGKLDVKVQLKALKPLIPIFILTFISWPIVAKPLERGILLGIAYTFRIMGITLMAFGLMMTTRQRDLIRGFTKLGLPYEIGLTVLIALRYVPTLHALANNIMDAQKSRGLELEKGNFLERSRKMIAIVIPLLVLSIRTAHELAMAMESRAFGASKRRTHLTELKMKRKDYVALAVVFTIALLYLSLKFSLLPRL, translated from the coding sequence ATGATGTACTCACTTTACGTCGAGAGGAAATCATTGCTACACTCATTGGATCCCAGGGTAAAGATAATTGGAATTGCAGTTTTCGGAACAATTGGAATGCTAACTAGAGATCCCATTGCTTCGCCCGTAATATTTGTGCTCACCCTCCTGGGGCTTAAACTACTAGGAAAGCTTGATGTTAAGGTTCAACTTAAGGCACTAAAGCCCCTAATCCCTATATTCATCCTAACGTTCATAAGTTGGCCAATAGTTGCAAAGCCACTTGAGAGGGGGATACTCCTGGGGATCGCGTACACGTTTAGAATTATGGGGATAACCTTGATGGCCTTTGGCTTAATGATGACCACGAGGCAGAGGGATTTAATTAGAGGGTTCACGAAGCTCGGCCTTCCTTACGAGATAGGCTTAACCGTACTCATTGCCTTAAGGTACGTTCCAACCCTGCACGCGTTGGCCAATAACATAATGGATGCCCAGAAGAGCAGGGGGCTCGAGCTCGAGAAGGGGAACTTCCTCGAGAGGAGCAGAAAGATGATAGCAATCGTTATACCACTCCTAGTTTTATCGATTAGAACTGCACATGAGCTTGCAATGGCGATGGAGAGTAGGGCGTTTGGAGCTTCAAAAAGGAGAACACACCTTACCGAGCTTAAGATGAAACGGAAAGATTACGTGGCCCTAGCGGTGGTATTCACTATTGCCCTTCTGTACCTAAGCTTAAAATTTTCCTTACTTCCTCGTCTATAA
- a CDS encoding energy-coupling factor ABC transporter ATP-binding protein, whose translation MIEFKDVWFWYDDGKYVLKSINFRFKGGTLAIVGPNGSGKTTLVKMMNGLLKPKKGDVIIDGINTRDKSVAEMSRLVGYVFQNPDAMFFEENVFKEVAFGPRNLGLSEEEVEKRVRWALREVGLEGFEDRSPLELSGGEKQRLAIACILAMKPKYLVLDEPNTGLDERGLRGLINVIRKLREDNHSIILVTHDMELVLEVADEVLLLKDGEIKFFGPVEDFFKLDLRNFSLVEPEIIKIAKELKLRFVRNVDELIKVIGL comes from the coding sequence ATGATAGAGTTCAAAGACGTCTGGTTTTGGTACGATGATGGAAAATACGTGTTAAAATCGATAAACTTTAGGTTTAAAGGTGGAACCCTTGCCATAGTCGGGCCTAACGGAAGTGGAAAGACAACGCTAGTTAAAATGATGAACGGCCTGCTCAAGCCGAAGAAGGGAGATGTCATTATAGATGGTATAAACACCAGAGATAAGAGCGTCGCGGAGATGAGTAGGTTAGTTGGCTACGTGTTCCAGAATCCAGATGCGATGTTCTTTGAAGAGAACGTGTTTAAAGAGGTCGCCTTCGGGCCGAGAAACCTTGGATTGAGCGAAGAAGAAGTTGAAAAGAGAGTTAGATGGGCCTTAAGGGAAGTTGGCCTCGAGGGATTTGAAGATAGAAGCCCCCTTGAGCTGAGCGGGGGAGAGAAGCAGAGACTCGCAATAGCGTGCATTTTAGCTATGAAGCCCAAGTACCTAGTTCTCGACGAGCCAAACACAGGATTGGACGAGAGGGGATTAAGGGGACTAATTAACGTCATTAGGAAGTTAAGGGAGGATAACCACTCGATAATCCTAGTAACCCATGATATGGAGCTGGTTCTCGAGGTGGCAGATGAGGTTTTGCTCCTTAAAGATGGAGAGATTAAGTTCTTTGGACCAGTTGAAGATTTCTTTAAGCTAGACCTTCGAAACTTTAGCTTAGTTGAGCCGGAGATAATTAAAATAGCCAAAGAACTGAAGCTTAGATTCGTTAGGAACGTTGACGAGCTCATTAAGGTGATAGGGCTATGA
- a CDS encoding coiled-coil protein, with product MQVKVDPEEIKRIKRELEELHNEKRNIELKLEELQKELNIWVQKRDEKNLEVKRLREKAREFKAKRDEINQRIKELKKNRDEINAKLDLLYQEALEYRTKRDEFRQLRRLKMPKEKIEERIEKLEWELQTTPNISPEREKQIVDQIQVLATELEIIQQIERYNNKLQEVRKKIDQLKKARRAISMEIQQLANQSQQFHEQMIKTYQKADEVKKEADEYHQKVVELREKIREVRRELREIERKILEYDQKHKELIAYKLVARMRAKRDVNFEKAVQALEKFKRGEKLTYDEILLLQRYNLV from the coding sequence ATGCAAGTGAAAGTTGACCCAGAGGAAATTAAGAGAATCAAGCGTGAACTCGAAGAGCTTCATAATGAGAAGAGGAATATAGAGCTTAAGCTGGAAGAGCTCCAAAAGGAGCTTAACATTTGGGTTCAAAAGAGGGATGAAAAGAACCTTGAAGTGAAGAGACTCCGTGAAAAAGCTAGGGAATTCAAGGCTAAGAGGGACGAGATAAACCAGAGGATAAAGGAGCTTAAGAAGAACAGGGACGAAATAAATGCAAAGCTTGACCTTCTCTACCAGGAGGCCCTTGAGTATAGAACTAAGAGGGACGAGTTTAGGCAACTGAGAAGGCTCAAGATGCCAAAGGAGAAGATTGAGGAGAGAATTGAGAAGCTAGAATGGGAGTTGCAGACTACCCCGAATATATCCCCCGAGAGGGAGAAGCAGATAGTTGATCAGATTCAAGTTTTAGCTACTGAGCTTGAAATAATTCAGCAGATAGAGAGGTACAATAACAAGCTTCAAGAGGTTAGAAAGAAGATAGACCAGCTTAAGAAGGCCAGGAGAGCAATCAGTATGGAGATACAGCAACTCGCAAACCAGAGCCAACAGTTCCATGAGCAGATGATAAAGACGTATCAGAAGGCTGATGAAGTGAAGAAGGAAGCTGATGAGTATCATCAGAAGGTTGTCGAGCTTAGGGAGAAGATAAGGGAAGTCAGAAGAGAGCTCAGAGAAATTGAGAGGAAGATTCTGGAGTACGACCAGAAGCACAAGGAGTTAATAGCTTACAAGCTCGTTGCAAGGATGAGGGCCAAAAGAGACGTCAACTTCGAGAAGGCCGTTCAGGCCCTTGAAAAGTTCAAACGTGGCGAGAAGCTTACGTACGATGAAATACTCCTACTTCAGAGGTACAATCTCGTCTGA
- the arcS gene encoding archaeosine synthase subunit alpha, which yields MEVVKHDGPGRLGVIRLEPPVQTPALAGVDFTLSPFNSYFHPKEFSEYDFNLAPAIPLSYYTPDEVIEKALRRIESQDYSKFNAFYFPALKREKYYDMLIKIIEDNDFEAIYIGNSKVMIKDYRGFVSTVRILREKFPNAILITDLEPFFYPLAVYLGIDAFDVRSLKIYFYEGLGFTQFSPIIWDRPRDPIEFAKEMIKLVKIAIEEGKLRYLVENFLPTAMNAGILRIADREHWDYLEKYTPVHDKTVVFISDHSMTRPEVIRWKKRVKERFEPPAGIDLLLIFPCSAKKPYSRSRSHMLFRKAMKDALGEKLHRVHELIVTSPYGVVPREWEWLAKYDIVVTGHWSDEEVKFAGELLASTLDKYPDVPIIAHVEGGYKEAVRYAMELTNREVIFTAVGDSTTSKDSLKKLEATLREFDVRDVDKEYRRYRFYENIRKVFDYYFGLGAGNEVLPDGAQVIGSKMLRLIFKNSQTGTFQEGVISVTPFGMQRIYDGLNAYWVEIDFEIRGDIFAAGVERADSRIRPNDIVGVVKDGKVVGVGRAVLSGEEMVKAKKGIAVRVRKRAKSL from the coding sequence ATGGAGGTAGTAAAGCACGATGGCCCAGGAAGGCTAGGGGTTATTAGGCTAGAGCCTCCAGTTCAAACTCCCGCGTTAGCTGGTGTTGACTTTACGCTCTCCCCATTTAACTCGTACTTTCACCCGAAGGAATTTTCTGAGTACGATTTTAATTTAGCTCCCGCTATACCGCTTAGCTATTACACTCCAGACGAGGTTATTGAAAAGGCCCTAAGGAGAATAGAGTCCCAGGATTACTCAAAGTTTAACGCTTTCTACTTTCCAGCGTTGAAGAGGGAGAAGTACTATGATATGCTGATAAAGATAATAGAGGACAATGATTTCGAGGCAATCTACATTGGAAACTCGAAGGTAATGATAAAGGACTACAGGGGCTTCGTTTCAACGGTTAGAATATTAAGGGAGAAATTTCCGAATGCAATCCTTATAACTGATCTCGAGCCTTTCTTCTATCCCCTAGCGGTTTATTTAGGAATAGATGCTTTTGACGTTAGGTCATTGAAGATTTACTTCTATGAAGGCTTAGGTTTTACCCAATTCTCTCCGATAATATGGGATAGGCCGAGGGATCCGATAGAGTTTGCCAAGGAAATGATAAAGCTAGTCAAGATAGCAATTGAGGAAGGGAAGCTTAGGTACCTTGTTGAGAACTTCCTCCCAACTGCCATGAACGCTGGAATCCTCAGAATAGCCGATAGGGAGCACTGGGATTACCTCGAGAAGTATACGCCAGTTCACGACAAGACCGTCGTGTTTATTAGTGACCACTCAATGACGAGGCCTGAAGTCATTAGATGGAAGAAGAGAGTTAAGGAGAGATTTGAGCCTCCAGCTGGGATAGATTTACTTTTGATATTCCCATGTTCAGCTAAGAAGCCTTATTCTAGGTCCAGGTCTCACATGCTATTTAGGAAGGCAATGAAAGATGCCCTTGGAGAAAAGCTTCACAGGGTTCACGAGCTAATAGTTACCTCTCCTTACGGGGTAGTTCCAAGGGAGTGGGAGTGGTTAGCCAAGTACGACATCGTCGTCACTGGCCACTGGAGCGATGAGGAAGTAAAATTCGCTGGGGAATTGTTGGCATCAACATTGGATAAATACCCCGATGTTCCCATAATAGCTCATGTTGAAGGTGGGTATAAGGAGGCTGTAAGATACGCGATGGAACTAACGAACAGGGAAGTTATATTCACTGCAGTTGGGGATTCAACTACCTCCAAGGATTCCCTTAAGAAGCTTGAGGCCACTTTGAGGGAATTCGACGTTAGGGATGTTGACAAGGAGTACAGGAGGTATAGGTTCTACGAGAACATAAGGAAGGTGTTCGACTATTACTTCGGGCTTGGCGCTGGGAATGAAGTGCTACCTGATGGAGCCCAAGTCATAGGTTCAAAGATGTTGAGGTTAATCTTCAAGAACTCCCAAACAGGGACGTTCCAGGAAGGTGTCATAAGCGTAACCCCATTTGGGATGCAGAGGATTTACGATGGACTAAATGCTTACTGGGTTGAGATAGACTTTGAGATAAGGGGAGACATCTTCGCGGCCGGCGTTGAGAGGGCTGATTCTAGGATAAGGCCCAACGACATCGTCGGTGTTGTGAAGGATGGAAAAGTCGTTGGTGTTGGAAGGGCCGTTCTAAGTGGAGAAGAGATGGTCAAAGCCAAGAAGGGAATTGCAGTTAGGGTTAGGAAGAGAGCAAAATCTCTCTGA
- a CDS encoding ATP-binding protein — translation MDLEEYNPWWFHEEDPDIEEWNTLEYKYMPSWIRELSLEPFSVNFIIGPRRVGKTLGVKLLIKQLLENRISNPYEIFYYDCTMLDDQNDLLDVLRAYLKLKESKRIKSSLIFLDEVTSVRNWWKGIIDLINRKKLRNDVVVIMGSVLINLDRSIGHFAGRRGNGKILEIMPLGFRDYYQLIFGVEEYFERKGQEAFEMYLKTGGYAAYLNRRIRKSDIVGSLKADLRSLEREKDPETAREILGAIISKAPSPVSYSELARDVGINRDTVRSYISVLVELKILLEIPFSEHGKMVLQNKNRKIAIRDPLMARALAEWAKVKLEDSVLYEWVVQEHLYRKFREIYYFMSENYEIDAVVPGMRVEVKSGKSLGRRYPSDVIILTGRDVPRFLHAIQYHHALE, via the coding sequence ATGGATCTTGAAGAGTATAACCCATGGTGGTTCCATGAGGAAGATCCAGACATTGAGGAATGGAACACGTTGGAGTATAAGTATATGCCATCGTGGATAAGAGAGCTTTCCTTGGAACCTTTTTCCGTTAATTTCATAATTGGGCCGAGGAGAGTTGGAAAAACGCTTGGTGTTAAGTTACTTATAAAACAACTTCTAGAGAATAGAATTTCCAATCCATACGAGATCTTTTATTATGACTGCACAATGTTGGATGATCAAAACGACTTACTTGATGTTCTTAGAGCTTATCTAAAGCTTAAGGAATCGAAGAGGATAAAGAGTTCACTGATATTCTTAGATGAGGTAACTTCTGTTAGAAATTGGTGGAAAGGCATAATAGATCTGATAAACAGGAAGAAGCTTAGGAATGATGTGGTAGTTATTATGGGTTCTGTGTTGATAAACTTAGATCGTTCTATAGGTCACTTTGCTGGTAGGAGAGGAAATGGGAAAATTCTTGAAATAATGCCGCTTGGATTTAGAGATTATTATCAACTAATCTTTGGGGTTGAGGAATACTTCGAGAGAAAAGGGCAGGAAGCTTTTGAAATGTACCTTAAAACTGGAGGCTATGCCGCATATTTAAATAGAAGAATTAGGAAAAGTGACATTGTTGGTAGTCTTAAAGCTGACTTAAGGAGCTTAGAGAGGGAAAAGGATCCAGAAACTGCCAGAGAAATCTTGGGCGCGATAATTTCCAAAGCGCCAAGTCCCGTATCGTATAGTGAGCTTGCAAGAGACGTTGGAATTAATCGCGACACTGTGAGAAGCTACATTTCAGTCCTTGTGGAGTTGAAGATCCTTCTTGAAATTCCATTCTCTGAGCATGGGAAAATGGTCCTTCAGAATAAGAATAGGAAAATCGCTATAAGGGATCCATTGATGGCCAGAGCTCTGGCCGAGTGGGCTAAAGTTAAGCTTGAAGATTCTGTTCTCTACGAATGGGTAGTTCAGGAGCATTTGTATAGGAAGTTCAGGGAGATTTATTATTTCATGTCAGAAAATTATGAGATAGATGCCGTTGTTCCTGGGATGAGAGTTGAAGTAAAGTCTGGAAAAAGCCTTGGGAGAAGGTATCCTTCTGATGTCATAATTTTAACTGGAAGGGATGTCCCGAGGTTCCTCCATGCAATTCAATATCATCATGCCCTAGAATAA
- a CDS encoding cation:proton antiporter codes for METLLMLALMLAVAKLSGWVFERFNQPIVLGQIIAGVIMGLLIERNEIIVEFANLGVLMLLFLAGLESDFEEFKRVGRPSILVASVGVLFAFLFGFLIAYPFFDFGTALLYGAIMTPTSVSITVKVLMELGKLRTKEGATILAAAVVDDVLGILILTIVISMLREGSVHYDVIVEVLLEVAGFLAVFLYLGPVVMENVFRRLSKVDLPESTTSFAIVFLVLFAYLAEHLNLASILGAYLIGLSIGQTSYKKRIEGPMNVIGYSIFIPVFFVEVGMRIDPRFLFEAKTFAFLYAVFAMISKVIGCGLGAYLSKFDWRTSIKIGIGMIPRLGVELAMISTAMAAGVAGSDVLTVAMTMVFLTTLITPIMLRKTYIIT; via the coding sequence ATGGAAACCCTCCTGATGCTCGCCTTAATGCTGGCAGTTGCCAAGCTATCGGGCTGGGTTTTTGAGAGGTTTAATCAGCCGATAGTCCTTGGCCAGATAATTGCTGGAGTTATAATGGGCCTGTTAATTGAGAGGAATGAGATAATAGTTGAGTTCGCTAACCTAGGTGTTTTAATGTTATTATTCTTGGCGGGACTCGAAAGTGACTTTGAAGAATTCAAAAGGGTTGGAAGGCCGAGCATTTTGGTTGCCAGCGTTGGAGTTTTGTTCGCTTTTCTCTTCGGCTTTTTGATTGCTTATCCATTCTTTGACTTTGGTACGGCCCTACTCTATGGGGCAATTATGACACCAACGAGCGTTAGTATAACGGTTAAGGTTCTCATGGAGCTTGGTAAGCTTAGAACTAAGGAAGGAGCAACTATACTCGCTGCGGCCGTAGTCGATGACGTCCTTGGAATCCTCATCCTCACCATAGTGATTTCAATGCTTAGGGAGGGAAGTGTACACTACGATGTCATAGTTGAAGTTTTGCTTGAGGTTGCGGGATTTTTAGCGGTGTTCCTATATCTCGGCCCCGTGGTTATGGAGAATGTATTTAGGAGGCTTTCTAAAGTAGACCTACCTGAATCGACAACGTCTTTTGCTATAGTGTTTCTCGTTCTATTTGCCTACTTGGCGGAGCACCTTAACTTGGCCTCCATCTTGGGCGCTTATCTTATTGGTCTATCAATAGGCCAAACGAGCTACAAGAAGAGGATTGAAGGCCCAATGAACGTCATTGGATACTCAATATTTATTCCGGTTTTCTTCGTTGAGGTTGGGATGAGAATAGACCCGAGATTCCTATTTGAGGCTAAAACGTTCGCATTCTTGTACGCGGTGTTTGCAATGATAAGTAAAGTTATTGGCTGTGGCCTGGGGGCTTACCTTTCAAAATTTGATTGGAGGACATCAATTAAGATAGGTATTGGGATGATACCGAGGCTTGGAGTTGAGTTGGCAATGATAAGCACGGCCATGGCCGCGGGAGTTGCTGGGAGTGATGTTCTAACAGTTGCAATGACGATGGTCTTTTTGACAACTTTGATAACCCCAATTATGCTTAGGAAAACCTACATAATAACATAG
- a CDS encoding YkvI family membrane protein codes for MGKYGIFYRWLLPAIIFQSVFMGGGFTTGREVMEYAGKYGVYGIYSVILATILFFISAALSYEVARVFKAFDYRTWVKQIIWKFWPIFDIAYVILAIIVIAVVGSAAANILEDMFGLPYMLGAIVIISTVGILHFYGRKAIEAFETIGTVILYIMYIILWAVTLKAAWGNISEAFSAGLGTGGPGKAAISGIQYFAYNMVVVPAVLFTLDRLESRKDSIIAGLNSALFVGIAFFLTWLSLLGFYTNEKVVNAPVPWYEIMKIVGATWLRGFYVIAVFWTLIETGTGMIHSIVRRIEVQMEEMKGISFTRKQEALLATLIIVLAILMAKFGIIALVAKGYGTLAWVFFVILFIPLVTIGVIRILNPNWMKEFWEKA; via the coding sequence ATGGGTAAGTATGGAATATTTTATAGATGGCTACTTCCGGCAATAATCTTCCAATCGGTTTTCATGGGAGGAGGATTTACAACAGGTAGAGAAGTCATGGAGTACGCTGGGAAATACGGAGTTTACGGTATATATTCAGTAATACTAGCAACAATACTGTTCTTTATCTCCGCAGCACTTTCTTATGAAGTTGCGAGAGTTTTCAAAGCATTCGACTATAGAACATGGGTTAAGCAAATTATATGGAAGTTCTGGCCAATATTTGATATAGCATATGTTATCCTTGCAATAATTGTCATAGCGGTTGTTGGATCAGCCGCTGCAAATATACTCGAGGATATGTTTGGTCTTCCATACATGCTTGGTGCAATAGTCATAATTTCTACTGTCGGCATCCTTCACTTCTATGGAAGGAAGGCAATAGAAGCGTTTGAGACTATAGGAACAGTGATCCTCTATATTATGTACATAATCCTCTGGGCAGTAACCCTTAAGGCGGCTTGGGGAAACATCAGCGAGGCTTTCTCCGCTGGCCTTGGAACGGGAGGTCCAGGAAAAGCTGCCATCTCTGGAATCCAGTACTTTGCGTACAACATGGTAGTAGTTCCGGCAGTTCTCTTTACCCTAGATAGACTTGAAAGCAGGAAAGATTCGATTATAGCAGGACTTAATTCGGCGTTATTCGTCGGCATTGCATTCTTCCTTACATGGTTAAGTTTGCTAGGCTTTTACACAAATGAGAAGGTTGTAAATGCTCCAGTGCCCTGGTATGAGATAATGAAAATAGTTGGAGCAACGTGGCTCAGGGGCTTCTATGTGATCGCAGTGTTCTGGACCTTAATTGAGACTGGAACTGGAATGATACACTCCATAGTCAGGAGAATAGAGGTTCAGATGGAGGAAATGAAAGGAATTTCGTTCACGCGCAAACAAGAGGCATTGCTTGCAACCCTGATAATAGTCCTAGCAATACTAATGGCAAAGTTCGGAATAATAGCTTTGGTAGCAAAAGGATATGGAACCCTTGCCTGGGTCTTCTTTGTGATACTCTTCATACCATTGGTGACAATTGGTGTTATTAGAATCCTAAATCCAAACTGGATGAAAGAATTTTGGGAGAAAGCTTAA
- a CDS encoding aspartate aminotransferase family protein: protein MTKWDEIKKYTSKKVDENLKIVELDEEYLPRAIGFKYYPLVIERAKGSRVWDKDGNEYIDFLTSAAVFNVGHAHPKVVEAIKEQVDKFLNYTIGYLYTEPPVRLAELLSEMTPGDFEKKVTFGFSGSDAVDSSIKASRAYTKKVHIISFRHSYHGMTYGALSVTGIVDEKVKSIVQPMSNVHIVDYPDPYRNPWNIDGYENPSELANRALDEVEKKIKELNGDVAGIILEPIQGDAGVVIPPLEFIKGLKKLTDEYGMVFIDEEVQTGMGRTGKWWAIEHFEVVPDLLVSAKALGGGMPISAVVGRAEIMDSVPSPLFVFTHVGHAVNASAAIATIKVIKEEKLVERAKELGDYALKRFRELQEEYPIIGDVRGKGLMIGVDIVKEGTKDPNRELAQKICWRAWEKGLIIITFGKHGNVLRIAPPLTISKEDFDRGIEIIEEAIKDAINGKVPDDVIKFLRAW, encoded by the coding sequence ATGACAAAATGGGATGAAATTAAAAAATATACTTCAAAAAAAGTAGATGAAAATTTGAAGATCGTTGAACTAGACGAGGAATACTTACCAAGGGCCATCGGATTCAAGTACTACCCTCTCGTGATTGAAAGGGCGAAAGGTTCAAGGGTTTGGGATAAGGATGGGAACGAATACATAGACTTCCTTACAAGCGCCGCCGTATTCAACGTTGGTCATGCACATCCAAAAGTCGTTGAGGCCATAAAGGAACAAGTGGACAAGTTCCTCAACTACACGATAGGTTACCTATACACGGAACCTCCAGTGAGGCTTGCAGAGCTTCTCAGTGAAATGACTCCGGGTGATTTCGAGAAGAAAGTTACATTCGGCTTTTCAGGTTCTGACGCTGTAGATTCCTCAATAAAGGCCTCGAGAGCATATACAAAGAAGGTGCACATAATAAGCTTTAGGCATTCCTACCATGGAATGACGTATGGAGCCCTTTCAGTAACTGGAATAGTTGACGAGAAGGTGAAGTCAATAGTGCAACCAATGAGCAACGTTCACATAGTTGATTATCCAGACCCTTACAGAAATCCGTGGAACATTGATGGTTATGAAAATCCCTCTGAATTGGCAAACAGGGCATTAGACGAAGTTGAGAAGAAAATAAAGGAACTCAATGGGGATGTCGCTGGGATAATACTTGAACCTATTCAAGGAGATGCTGGAGTCGTAATACCACCTCTCGAATTCATTAAGGGTCTCAAAAAGCTAACGGATGAATATGGGATGGTATTCATTGATGAAGAAGTTCAAACTGGAATGGGAAGAACGGGGAAGTGGTGGGCCATAGAACATTTTGAAGTTGTTCCAGATCTTCTTGTATCTGCAAAGGCCTTGGGAGGAGGAATGCCGATCTCAGCGGTTGTTGGAAGAGCTGAGATCATGGACAGCGTTCCATCTCCACTCTTCGTGTTCACTCACGTCGGCCATGCTGTTAATGCCTCGGCAGCAATCGCAACGATCAAGGTGATTAAGGAAGAGAAGCTCGTTGAAAGGGCAAAAGAATTAGGTGATTATGCCCTTAAGAGATTCAGAGAGCTTCAGGAAGAATACCCAATCATTGGAGATGTCAGAGGAAAAGGACTAATGATAGGCGTTGATATAGTCAAAGAGGGAACTAAAGATCCTAATAGAGAGCTAGCTCAGAAGATATGCTGGAGGGCTTGGGAGAAGGGATTGATAATAATAACCTTTGGAAAGCATGGAAATGTCCTCAGAATAGCACCACCACTCACAATTTCAAAGGAAGACTTTGATAGGGGAATAGAAATTATAGAGGAGGCAATAAAAGATGCGATAAATGGTAAAGTGCCAGATGATGTCATTAAATTCCTAAGAGCCTGGTGA